In Fulvia fulva chromosome 10, complete sequence, a single window of DNA contains:
- a CDS encoding Maltose permease MAL31, whose product MAASSTSSSSAAEHRVVDEVCLHLKRQRHTADRSLRFDLNPDERRPLLPRPLLKQKKTNMTPPIDPEEDATTHDVLKGDITIGSIAGDEARQALEHEHNLSFLEALRLYPQAVFWSIFFSLGVIMTAFDPQLLGNLYATPAFQRDFGYLYEGSYIISAPWQTGLSMGNPIGQVVGAFFAAYPMEWYGRKKTFGACVVLTAGFIFIQFFARSLKVLLAGELLGGLVLGTYAVIAPAYASEVCPVALRGVLTSYVNMCFVIGQLIANGVIAGTSQLDSRWAYSGPFAAQWVWPLIILVGLPFAPESPWWLVRKGKLEAAENALTRLASEKVDVKPTLAMIIETDRLEQELEAGSTYSDCFKKINLRRTEIATGVYCIQVISGVYLVGYATYFFELAGLPTQQAFNMSLGFLALGFLGTVFSWFLLIKCGRRTIYSIGLLLLVILMLLIGILDCVPNYEQKHGVIWAQSSLMLIWNFCYDFSVGPVCFVILCEVSATKVRSKTIGVATASQALLAIGMTVAIPYMINPDQGNMRGKIGFFYGGLSAISLVWVYFRVPETKGRTYEELDIMFSRGVGTRQFKKYRVE is encoded by the coding sequence ATGGCTGCGTCCTCGACCTCGTCCTCATCCGCTGCTGAACATCGTGTTGTGGACGAAGTATGTCTCCACCTCAAGAGACAAAGGCATACGGCTGATCGTTCGTTGCGTTTCGATCTCAATCCGGATGAGAGACGTCCGCTACTACCGAGACCTCTACTCAAGCAGAAGAAGACCAACATGACACCACCTATCGACCCAGAAGAAGATGCCACCACCCACGACGTCCTCAAAGGCGACATAACAATCGGCTCCATCGCCGGCGACGAAGCTCGTCAAGCCCTCGAACATGAACACAACCTCTCCTTCCTCGAAGCCCTAAGACTTTACCCCCAAGCCGTCTTCTGGTCCATCTTCTTCTCTCTCGGCGTAATAATGACCGCTTTCGACCCCCAACTGCTTGGCAACTTGTACGCCACCCCTGCCTTCCAGCGAGACTTTGGCTATCTCTACGAGGGCTCTTACATCATCTCCGCACCATGGCAGACAGGACTATCAATGGGAAATCCCATTGGTCAAGTCGTTGGTGCGTTCTTCGCAGCCTATCCGATGGAGTGGTATGGGCGGAAGAAGACGTTTGGAGCCTGCGTGGTGTTGACGGCGGGGTTCATTTTCATTCAGTTCTTTGCGAGATCTTTGAAAGTGCTGCTGGCGGGAGAGTTGCTGGGCGGGTTAGTGTTGGGGACGTATGCGGTGATTGCGCCGGCTTATGCCAGTGAGGTGTGTCCCGTGGCGTTGAGGGGTGTGTTGACGAGTTATGTCAACATGTGTTTTGTGATTGGACAACTGATTGCGAACGGAGTCATCGCTGGGACGAGTCAGCTTGATTCTCGCTGGGCGTACAGTGGACCTTTCGCTGCGCAGTGGGTCTGGCCGCTGATTATTCTGGTGGGATTACCATTTGCGCCGGAGTCGCCGTGGTGGCTGGTCAGGAAGGGGAAGCTGGAGGCCGCGGAGAATGCGCtgacacgcttagcatcgGAGAAGGTCGATGTTAAGCCTACACTTGCGATGATCATTGAGACAGATCGCCTGGAGCAAGAGCTGGAAGCAGGATCCACCTACAGCGACTGCTTCAAGAAGATCAACTTGAGGCGCACTGAAATCGCAACGGGCGTCTATTGCATTCAGGTCATCTCTGGAGTCTACCTCGTCGGTTATGCAACCTACTTCTTCGAACTCGCAGGCCTACCCACACAACAAGCTTTCAACATGAGTCTCGGTTTCCTGGCTCTCGGCTTCCTCGGTACAGTCTTCTCCTGGTTCTTGCTGATAAAATGCGGACGAAGGACAATATACAGCATCGGCCTACTACTTCTAGTCATCCTAATGCTTCTCATCGGCATCCTCGACTGCGTCCCAAACTACGAGCAGAAACACGGCGTGATCTGGGCACAGTCAAGCCTCATGCTAATCTGGAACTTCTGCTACGACTTCTCGGTGGGACCTGTATGCTTCGTCATCCTCTGCGAAGTGTCAGCGACCAAAGTACGAAGCAAGACGATTGGTGTGGCTACTGCGTCGCAGGCTCTCCTTGCTATCGGCATGACCGTGGCCATACCATATATGATCAATCCGGATCAGGGGAATATGAGAGGCAAGATTGGCTTCTTCTATGGTGGACTATCGGCGATCAGTCTCGTCTGGGTGTACTTCAGAGTGCCTGAGACGAAGGGAAGAACT